A part of Pseudomonas lutea genomic DNA contains:
- a CDS encoding rRNA pseudouridine synthase translates to MTDPIRLSKRLIELVGCSRREAELFIEGGWVTVDGVVVDEPQFKVENQTVVLNAEAKADTPEAVTLLFNAPAGMAPETALTLITPGTLSADHSIGRRPLKGHFLRLEAISTLQANASGLMVFSQDWKILRKLTDDRSKIEQEYVVEIAGDMVAHGLNRLNHGMTYKGKELPKVKASWQNENRLRFAMKNPQPGVIAQLCEAVGLKVVSVRRIRIGGVSIGKVPEGQWRYMTEKEKF, encoded by the coding sequence ATGACTGACCCCATTCGCCTTTCCAAACGCCTGATCGAGCTCGTCGGTTGCTCTCGTCGCGAAGCCGAGCTGTTCATTGAAGGCGGCTGGGTCACGGTGGACGGCGTTGTCGTCGACGAACCCCAGTTCAAGGTCGAAAACCAGACAGTGGTGCTCAATGCAGAGGCGAAGGCCGATACGCCCGAAGCCGTGACCCTGCTGTTCAATGCCCCAGCCGGCATGGCGCCCGAGACTGCGCTGACGTTGATCACTCCCGGCACACTGTCGGCCGATCACAGCATTGGCCGGCGCCCGCTCAAGGGCCACTTCCTGCGCCTGGAAGCGATCTCCACGCTGCAGGCCAATGCCAGCGGGCTGATGGTGTTCAGTCAGGACTGGAAGATCCTGCGCAAGCTCACCGACGACCGCAGCAAGATCGAGCAGGAGTACGTCGTCGAGATCGCTGGCGACATGGTTGCCCACGGTCTCAACCGCCTGAACCACGGCATGACCTACAAGGGCAAGGAGCTGCCCAAGGTCAAAGCCAGCTGGCAGAACGAAAACCGTCTGCGCTTCGCCATGAAGAACCCGCAGCCCGGCGTCATTGCCCAGCTGTGCGAAGCGGTCGGGCTGAAAGTTGTTTCGGTACGGCGCATCCGTATCGGTGGCGTTTCCATCGGCAAAGTGCCTGAAGGCCAATGGCGCTACATGACCGAAAAAGAAAAATTCTGA
- a CDS encoding DUF1456 family protein, which translates to MMNNDVLRSIRYMLDINDAKVVDIIKLGGFDANKADVTAYMKKDEEEGFLPCSDEVMAHFLDGLVFFKRGKDESRPALPVELPITNNIVLKKLRVAFELKEDDMHAILKAAEFPVSKPELSALFRKAGHNNYRPCGDQLLRNFLRGLTLRVRG; encoded by the coding sequence ATGATGAACAACGATGTACTGCGCAGCATCCGCTACATGCTCGATATCAACGACGCCAAAGTGGTCGATATCATCAAGCTCGGCGGGTTTGACGCGAACAAGGCCGATGTCACGGCCTACATGAAGAAAGATGAAGAAGAAGGCTTCCTGCCTTGCAGCGATGAAGTCATGGCGCATTTCCTTGACGGCCTGGTGTTTTTCAAGCGCGGCAAGGACGAGAGCCGGCCCGCACTGCCGGTCGAACTGCCGATCACCAACAACATTGTCCTCAAAAAGCTGCGCGTGGCCTTCGAGTTGAAGGAAGACGACATGCACGCAATCCTCAAAGCGGCCGAGTTCCCGGTGTCCAAGCCTGAGCTCAGCGCATTGTTCCGCAAGGCTGGCCACAATAACTACCGTCCATGCGGCGACCAGCTGCTGCGCAATTTCCTGCGTGGTCTGACCCTGCGCGTACGCGGTTAA
- the tsaA gene encoding tRNA (N6-threonylcarbamoyladenosine(37)-N6)-methyltransferase TrmO has translation MTQAYSVAPIGFMRSCFKEKFAIPRQPQLAPAARGVLELIAPFDQGDAVQGLEQVSHVWLLFLFHQALEDTPRLKVRPPRLGGNQSMGVFATRATHRPNGIGQSVVKLDKVEPGRLWLSGIDLLEGTPVLDIKPYVPYADIIADARNSMAAAAPARVPVQWEDAALIQAQEHALRLDEPLTELIEQCLAQDPRPAYQTPTPERVYGAQFWDLDVRWHYPQSGLIRVLEVVPAVS, from the coding sequence ATGACTCAGGCCTACAGCGTCGCGCCGATCGGCTTCATGCGCTCGTGCTTCAAAGAGAAGTTCGCGATCCCCAGACAGCCCCAACTTGCACCCGCCGCGCGGGGCGTGCTGGAACTGATCGCGCCATTTGATCAGGGCGACGCTGTCCAGGGGCTGGAACAGGTCAGCCATGTCTGGCTGCTGTTCCTGTTTCATCAGGCGCTGGAAGACACGCCGCGACTCAAAGTGCGGCCGCCACGCCTGGGCGGCAATCAGTCGATGGGGGTGTTCGCCACGCGTGCTACCCACCGGCCCAATGGCATCGGGCAATCGGTGGTCAAGCTGGACAAGGTCGAGCCGGGGCGCTTGTGGTTGTCGGGCATCGACCTGCTTGAGGGCACGCCGGTACTGGACATCAAACCCTACGTGCCCTACGCCGACATCATCGCCGATGCACGTAACAGCATGGCCGCCGCAGCGCCGGCGCGGGTTCCGGTGCAGTGGGAGGATGCTGCGCTGATTCAGGCGCAGGAGCATGCCCTGCGCCTTGACGAGCCGTTGACCGAGCTGATCGAGCAGTGCCTGGCACAAGACCCTCGACCGGCGTACCAGACGCCCACGCCCGAACGAGTCTATGGCGCGCAGTTCTGGGACCTGGACGTGCGCTGGCACTATCCACAGTCAGGCCTTATCCGGGTGCTGGAAGTGGTCCCTGCCGTTAGCTGA
- the fpr gene encoding ferredoxin-NADP reductase, translating to MSNMNHERVLSVHHWNDTLFSFKCTRDPGLRFENGQFVMIGLQQPNGRPLMRAYSIASPNWEEHLEFFSIKVPDGPLTSQLQHLKEGDEIIISKKPTGTLVLDDLKPGKHLYLLSTGTGLAPFMSVIQDPETYERFEKVILCHGVRYVNEVAYREFITEHLPQNEFFGDMLRDKLIYYPTVTREPFENEGRLTDLMRSGKLFSDIGLPPINPQDDRAMLCGSPSMLDETSEVLNSFGLTVSPRMREPGDYLIERAFVEK from the coding sequence ATGAGCAACATGAATCACGAGCGTGTTCTCAGCGTTCATCACTGGAACGACACGCTTTTCAGTTTCAAGTGCACCCGTGATCCTGGCCTGCGCTTCGAGAACGGTCAGTTCGTGATGATCGGTCTTCAGCAGCCCAACGGGCGCCCGCTCATGCGTGCCTACTCCATTGCCAGCCCGAACTGGGAAGAGCATCTAGAGTTCTTCAGCATCAAGGTGCCAGACGGCCCGCTGACCTCGCAGCTGCAGCACCTGAAGGAAGGCGATGAGATCATCATCAGCAAGAAGCCTACGGGTACGCTGGTGCTGGACGACCTGAAGCCGGGCAAACACCTTTACCTGCTCAGCACGGGCACCGGGCTGGCGCCTTTCATGAGCGTCATCCAGGACCCCGAAACGTACGAGCGATTCGAAAAGGTCATTCTGTGCCACGGCGTGCGTTACGTGAACGAAGTGGCGTACCGCGAGTTCATCACCGAGCACTTGCCGCAGAACGAATTTTTCGGTGACATGCTGCGCGACAAGCTGATCTATTACCCAACGGTCACCCGCGAGCCATTTGAGAACGAAGGCCGTCTGACTGACCTGATGCGCAGCGGCAAACTGTTCAGCGACATCGGTCTGCCGCCGATCAATCCGCAGGATGACCGCGCCATGTTGTGCGGCAGTCCGAGCATGCTCGATGAAACCAGCGAAGTGCTGAACAGCTTCGGCCTGACCGTTTCGCCGCGCATGCGTGAGCCGGGTGACTACTTGATCGAGCGCGCGTTCGTCGAGAAGTAA